In Channa argus isolate prfri chromosome 23, Channa argus male v1.0, whole genome shotgun sequence, the following are encoded in one genomic region:
- the LOC137108642 gene encoding claudin-10-like, with amino-acid sequence MKYRTTVMYMEMGCFVSCLSGWMLVCSTLPLEYWSFSEDGGNVLTTGDYYSNLWKDCVSDNTGASDCKDYPSMLALSGFLHGCRALAVCAVITGFFGGILTLIGMKCTKIGGSEIANARVTFSGGITYLVSGVCGMITYSWWANKTISEFVDPQFINVKNELGAAIFIGWGGSILLMLGGGVLSYFSGKEGLPSGSQKRPQRPTSYVNARSRRTYMMPASSSRVTLVPPLLYEGRQSQTTRATTKTGRTYSRDDFL; translated from the exons ATGAAGTACAGGACTACGGTGATGTACATGGAGATGGGATGCTTTGTGTCCTGCCTTAGTGGCTGGATGCTGGTGTGCTCCACTCTTCCATTAGAGTACTGGAGTTTTTCAGAGGATGGGGGAAATGTGCTGACCACTGGTGACTACTACTCCAACCTTTGGAAGGACTGCGTGTCAGACAACACAGGGGCATCTGACTGCAAAGATTACCCCTCCATGCTAGCCCTGTCTG ggtTTCTACATGGCTGCAGAGCTCTGGCTGTCTGTGCCGTCATCACAGGTTTCTTTGGAGGCATCCTTACGCTTATAGGGATGAAATGCACCAAAATAGGGGGATCGGAGATTGCCAATGCAAGAGTGACCTTCTCAGGTGGTATAACCTACCTAGTTTCAg GTGTCTGTGGTATGATCACCTACTCATGGTGGGCCAACAAAACCATATCAGAATTTGTGGATCCACAATTCATAAACGTGAA AAATGAACTTGGAGCTGCGATTTTTATTGGCTGGGGAGGCTCCATCCTTCTCATGCTCGGAGGGGGGGTCCTGAGTTACTTCTCTGGAAAAGAAGGTCTACCATCAGG TTCCCAGAAAAGGCCTCAAAGGCCAACCTCTTACGTCAATGCCCGTTCCAGACGGACTTACATGATGCCGGCTTCCTCGTCCAGAGTGACTTTGGTGCCACCACTTCTGTATGAAGGCAGGCAGAGCCAAACAACCAGGGCCACAACAAAGACAGGTCGAACCTACAGCAGAGACGACTTCCTCTGA
- the LOC137108682 gene encoding claudin-10-like: MRYRTTVMYMEIGCFVSCLCGWMLVCSTLPTPFWSYSENSASVITTADYYSNLWMNCVSDSTGALACQNFPSMLALSVFLHTCRALAVCAVITGFFGGVLTLIGMKCTKIGGSEIVNARVTFAGGITYLVSGLCGMITYSWWANKNITEFLDPLFVYQRYELGAAIFIGWGGSILLILGGAVLSYFSGKELLSSSSQKRTQRATYYITDRTRRSYMLPASSSRVTLVPPILYEGRRSRTTRATTKTGRTYSRDNSV; this comes from the exons ATGAGGTACAGGACGACTGTGATGTACATGGAGATCGGATGCTTTGTGTCCTGTCTGTGTGGATGGATGCTGGTGTGCTCAACTCTTCCCACGCCATTCTGGAGTTACTCAGAGAACTCAGCAAGCGTGATCACCACTGCTGACTACTACTCCAACCTGTGGATGAACTGCGTCTCAGACAGCACAGGGGCATTGGCCTGCCAGAATTTCCCCTCCATGCTGGCCCTGTCAG TGTTCCTACACACCTGCAGAGCTCTGGCTGTCTGCGCTGTGATCACAGGGTTCTTCGGGGGAGTCCTCACTCTTATAGGAATGAAATGCACTAAAATAGGAGGATCAGAGATTGTCAACGCAAGAGTGACCTTTGCAGGTGGTATAACCTACCTGGTTTCAG GATTGTGTGGTATGATCACCTATTCATGGTGGGCcaacaaaaacataacagaatTTTTGGATCCATTATTCGTGTACCAGAG ATATGAGCTTGGAGCTGCAATTTTCATTGGCTGGGGAGGCTCTATCCTTCTCATTCTTGGTGGGGCAGTGCTGAGTTATTTCTCTGGAAAAGAACTTCTATCATCAAG CTCCCAGAAGAGGACTCAAAGGGCAACCTATTACATCACTGACCGAACCAGAAGGAGCTACATGCTGCCGGCTTCATCGTCCAGAGTGACTCTGGTGCCACCAATTCTGTATGAAGGCAGGCGGAGCCGAACAACCAGGGCCACAACAAAGACAGGTCGAACCTACAGCAGGGACAACTCTGTGTGA